The genome window GAGCACCACGAGAGGAATGTTGTTCTTGTTCATTTGCTCGACGTCATCCTGCCCCAGCGTGTTGGAGGCAAAGATGATACCATCGACATATTTTTTCCGGAGCATTTCGATGTACGACTTTTCCTTATGCCCCTGGTCATCGGAGTTGCACAGAATGACAGTGAAGCCATGCTTTTGCGCGACATCCTCCACGCCTCTCGCAATTCCCGGAAAAAACGGGTTGGCAATATCGGGCAAAATCAACGCGATTGTACCCGTCTGCTTCCCTGCCAAACCGCGAGCCACTGCATTAGGCTCGTAATTCAGCTGTTCGATCGCCTTGGCAACTTTCTGCTCCGTATCCTTGTTGACGTATCCATTTTTATTGAGGACTCTGGACACCGTTGCTACCGAGACCCCTGCCAATTTGGCCACATCGCGTATCGTTGCCATTCCATGTTTCACCGTCACTTTACTATGTGTAACCGGTTACACATCATTCAAAAAAAGAGAATGATCAAGGACGTCATCCATGTGTAACCGGTTCCATATTTGCTTACACTATACTCCCGTACAAAAAAATCTGTCAAGAGCCTATGTTGAAAAAATCTTGTTTGTGCCCATGTGGAAAATACAGGGAACTGATAGTTGGAGACGCAAAAAAGCAGCCTAAACCTTGCGTTTAGACTGCTTTTATCTTGGGTGCTCCTAGTGGCTGCGGTAGACTTCTCTTCCCGCCACAAAGGTAGACTTCACTTCAAACGACTTGTCCAGCACCACGATGTCCGCATCATAGCCAGCATCCAAGCGTCCTTTGCGATCGGCGATTCCCAGGATCGACGCCGGTGTGAGGGATGCCATATCCACGGCTTCCGGCAAAGGAACGCCGCCCAGCGTCACCATATTGCCCACTGCCCGGTTCAACGTCAGGATGCTGCCTGCAAGCGTACCGTCAGCCAGCTTGGCCTGTTCGCCGTGAACGTGCACCTCCTGCCCTCCAAGGTCGTAGGTGCCTTCTCCCATGGCTGTTGCCCGCATGGAGTCACTGACCAGCGCGAGACGACCAGCCGTTTTCACGCGGTACAGGATCTTCATGACAGCCGGATGCACATGGATGCCATCCGCAATAAGCTCCGTGCTCAGCTGCTCATGATACATGGCGGCACCCACCACCCCAGGCTCGCGGTGATGCAATCCGGTCATGGCATTGAAGCAGTGGGTGAAATGGCGAACCCCCGCTTCCACTGCATGTGCCGCTTGGGCAAAGGTCGCTCCGGTGTGACCTGCAGATACGATGACTCCCTGTCCTTCCAGCCAGGAGATGGCCGCGAGCGCTTCCGGCTGCTCCGGCGCGATCGTCACGACCTTGATCAAGCCCTCTGCCAGCTCGTATAGACGGCGAACGTCATCCAGCTCGGGCACAGCGATGTTTTCCTCTTTTTGTGCGCCTTTGTAGCGCGGATTGATCCACGGGCCCTCCAGGTGGATGCCGGCGACCTGCGCTCCCGGCAATCCGTTCCGGCTGTTTTGTGCAATGCTTTTCAGCACCGTCTCCAGCTCGCTGTAAGGCGAAGTCATGGTCGTTGCCAAAAAGGTCGTGACACCAAAGCGGGTCAGTGCACGAGAAATGGCCTGCAGCGACTCCGGTGTGCCGTCCATCGTGTCATGCCCTTCGATTCCGTGCATGTGGATGTCTATGAAGCCGGGAGTAATCCACCCTTCCTTCACTTCCAGCACCTGCTGTGGCATGTCACCTGTGTAATTGCCGGCCGGGCCGGCGAACTGGATGGTCTGACCCTCGACGACTACCAGGCCGTTTTCGATTTCCTGTCCATTTGCGATGACTGCCCCTCGTAGGGCGAATGTCTGATTCATTTGTTTCCCTCCGTAACGCGATCTGGCAAGTCCAGGACCTTTTCCAGCTCCAGCCTATCCGCAGTGGAATCCCGTCATGCCCACTCTGCAGGATCGACGATTCAGGTCCTCCCTAGCGCAATTTTCCGTATACATGCTCGGCTTCCTCGACGAGCTTGGCGACGAGCTCTGCTGCACGCAATCCGCGACTGAGGGAAGCAGCTTGACCTGCCCACAGAGACAAAAACTCCGTCCGGTCCTGCTTGGCAGCTGCCGTCCGGATGTCGCGTGTCAGCGCGTTTTGCACCGGATAAGGCGGCAGCTCGCCATCGAGCGGAGCCAGCAAGGTCATAAATTCGTTTTGAATTCCCCTCGCCGCTTTGCCGGAAAAAGCTCGTGTAATCACGGTCGCCTCATCTGTCGTTTCTCTCACTTCTCGCTTGTACGCTGGATGTGCCCCGCTCTCTACGCATGTCAGGAAAGCTGTTCCCATTTGCACCGCCTGTGCTCCAAGGGCGAAGGCTGCCACCATTCCCCGACCGTCCATGATGCCGCCTGCTGCAATCACGGGGATGTTCACGCGGTCGACGATTTGCGGAACGAGTGCCATCGTCCCCACGAGATTGCTGGGGGAATCCGGCAAAAAGGAACCGCGATGGCCGCCCGCTTCGGTCCCCTGGGCAGCAATCATGTCTACGCCGCTCGCTTCCAGCGCCACTGCTTCCCTGACAGTTGTGGCCGTACCGATCACAGTCACTCCGCGTTGCTTGAGCTCTGCCAGCCAACGCGGCTCCAGCACGCCAAATGTGAAGCTGAAGACTGGCACCTGCTCCTCCAAAACCACTGCCATCTGTTCCTCAAACGGCTCGGCGAAGCGTGCCACGACCGGATCAAGAGGAATCCCCAGGCCCTCCCGCACGCCATTCATTACCGCTGCAACCGAAGCTGATACGGGCTGTTCCCCATCGTACGCTTCCGGGATGAACAGATTGACCCCGAACGGCTTGTCAGTAAGCTCCCGAATGGTGCGGATTGACTGGCGGATCTGCTCTGCGCTCATATAGCCCGCTCCCAGCGTGCCCAGACCGCCGGCCTCCGACACGGCAGCGACTAGCTCAGGCGTCGTCGTCCCTCCAGCCATTCCCGCTTGAATGAGGGGCCATTTTATCTGCAATCGAGCTGTGATCGGATTGTCCTTCCACATTGTCATCCCACTTCCTCGTTTTGGTTTTCTCTACTGCAGGTCGTCGCGGATCAAGTCGAGAAAATGCGCAAGCACGCGGGCTGTCATGCCCCAAATCACGCGGCCCTCGACTTCGTAAAACAGGTGCTCGACCGTTCCAGACCGCCATGGATATCGCTCGCCCCCAGGGATCAAATGAAACGGAAAGCCTTCTTCGGGCTGCATGAAGGAGGAAGTCGTATGTACGGCAGGCTGTACGCTGAGCAACGTTTCCAGCGAGAGGATGAACACCTCTCCCACTTCATCGGGATTGGGCTTCATGTCTGTGATGTCAGTGAGAAAGCCGACGAATGGAAAAATGCTTCCCCTGCCCGGCCCCAGCAGGATGTCGAGGTCCCCGATATACGAAATGCGATCCAGCGGCAGCCCTAGCTCTTCGCTTGTTTCGCGGCGGGCGGTTGCCCAGCGGGACTCGTCGCCCTCCTCTGAGCGCCCTCCTGGAAAACAGACCTCATTGGCTTGACGCCGCATCGTGCTCGCACGCTTTTCAAACAAAATTCCCAAGCGCCCCTCTTCCATCTGCACTAACGGCAGCAGGACGCTGAACACACCGTAACGTTCGTCCCCCATGATGCGTGCTTCACGCTCGCCAAGCACCCTGCTGATCGTTGCCACAGTCGGGTCCACAGGAGCTGGCTCTTTCGTAGGCAGCGCCTGGGAGAGCTCAATCAGATTTCCGTCCGGATCGCGCAGGTATACAGAGAGAATCGGTCCCATGGCGCCTGTTCGCTGCACAGGTCCTTCTATGATTTCGACTCCGCACGACTCCACATGCTGCACGACCTGCTCCAGCGGAACGGAGGTGAGAAAACAGAGATCGGCCGAACCTGATACCGGATGAAGGGCTTTCGGTTCAAATTCGCGGCCAGCCTGATGCAAATTGATTTTCTGCCGGCCGTACTGCAATGCTCGTCTGCCGTTGCCAAAGGTGACTGTATTCATTTTGAGAACTTGCTCGTAAAATCGACAGGTCGCATCTATATCCTGAACCGTCAAGACAAAATGGTCCAGTCTGTCAATCATATGCATCTCTCCTAGAGAATTCGAATCATTCTGCTAGCCCTATTATAGCAAAATCCAGTTTCTTTACAGCAAGGCGCTTAGAAAACTTGGCTGCGCCAAGCCTTTTGGCGAAGCCGTAGTACCCAAAGGGCACAAGTCTCGCCTTCTCACTATTGTTCGAGGTCTCGCTATGTTGCACTTCTACTGGGTAGGAATCTTATAAATCCCTATCTGTGCAAAAAAGACCGGTCCACTTCCTTTGGGAAATGAACCGGTCCACTCTTTCTTTATTCAGCGACGAGCCACGTGACATGATGCGCCTGCAATTCCTTCTTCCAATCTTCGGGCGGCGCCGCGTCGCTGATGACGATGTCGACTTCCTTCAGCTCAGCCACTTTGCACAGCGTGCTGGTCCCGATCTTGGAATGGTCGGCCATGATGATGCTCTCATTCGCATTTTCAATAAAACGTCTTGCCAGTACGGCACGCTCCGGATCGTAGCACGTAATTCCTTTGTTGATGAGTAGGCCGTCCACAGACAGAAACGCTTTGTCTACGAAAAAGTCCTTCATCATGTGCTCGGCAAAAGCTCCGCCTACGCGGTGATGCTTGGCGTTCACCTTGCCCCCCAGGAAGTAAACATCTGCAGAGATCAAGCCGCCGTTTTGATGTTCTATCAGCATGTTGAGTGCCGTGATGGAGCTGGTCAGGATCGTCAAATCCTTTTTGGTGGATAGATAATTGATCATCTGCAGAGGGGTCGTCCCCTCATCGATGACGATCGTGTCGTTATCCTGCACCAAGTCAGCGGCAGCGCGCCCGATCCGTTTTTTCTCCTCGGCACGCATGACTTCCCGGCTCATGTGGGACGGCTCCGTACGATCCAGATTCAGTTTGACCGCTCCGCCGTATACCCGCTTCAGCTTTTTCTCCAGCTCCAGCTCTTCCAAGTATCTGCGGATCGACTCAGAAGAAACCTGCAGCTTCTCTACCAACTCGTTGGTCCGCACCTTGCCGTTTGCGTTTACCAATTGCAAAATGATCTGCTTGCGCTCTTCTCCGAACAACGACACGCTTTTTGTCCCCCTATGATTGTGCTGCCAGCTCGGTGATTTCCTCGTGAATCGCGATCTGGCGCTTGGCTAAATCAGCGAAATGATCCGTTCTGTGGCGATGGCCATCGGATGCGGGATGAGAAAAGCCATACAATTCCGTTTCTTTGCCTTCACTAGAATTGTAGAGGTATTGGGAGATACAATCAAGGTTCCGTGTTGGTTTTTATGTTTTTCCTTGGTTCTTGATGCAAAAAAATACGCTACCAGAATCTATTTTCTTCCACTGCTGCCAGCAAGCGCTGCATGTCCTCCGGGTAGACTTCGCCGATGTTCCCGATACGGAACGTGTCTGCCTGGGAGATCTTGCCCGGGTAGATCACAAAGCCCGCTTGCTTCAATCGCTCATAAAAAGCTCCAAAAGTAAAGGCTGCACTGTCCGGATAGTAGATCGAGGTGATGAATGGCGATTGGAACTCTTTCGGCAATAGAATGCGGAACCCGAGCCGCTCCAGCCCTTCAGACAAAATCTGCTGGCTGCGTTTGTACCGTTCGTAGCGTTTGGCGACTCCGCCCTCTTCCTCCAGCTCGACCAATGCCTGATAAAAGGCACGCACGACATGTGTCGGAGAAGTGTAGCGCCATTTTCCGTTATGCTTCTCCATCGTCTCCCACTGGTCGTACAAATCGAGGGAAAGCGTCCGAGCACGCCCTTTGCATGTTGCAAGCTCTGTCGTTTTGGCAATGACGAAGCCAAACCCAGGCACGCCTTGAATGCATTTGTTTGCGCTCGAGATCAGATAGTCGATGTGCAGCTCTGCCATGTCCAACGGGATGCCGCCGAAGCTGCTCATCGCATCCACGATATAGGTTTTGCCAAACCGCTTCGCGACCTCGCCGATGTCCGCGATCGGATTGAGCATGCCGGTCGTCGTCTCGGAATGGACCACCGCGATGTGGGTGATGGCCGCGTCTTGTTCCAGCAGCTCTTCCAGGGGTGCTTCAGCTACCGGAGAGACTTCGCCGAAATCCATCACTTCTGTTGGGATGCCGTGGACGCGTGCCATCTGCACCATGCGATCCCCGTAAGCTCCATTGGTCAGGACGAGCAGCTTGCCGTCCGCCGGAATGACACTGCTCAGAACGGCTTCCACACTGAAGGTTCCACTGCCCTGCATCAGGACGGTCGTGTATTCCTCAAAACGTGTCGTCGCCAGTCGCACCAGTTTTTCGCGGATGGCCTGCACCAGCTCGTTGTAATCTCGATCCCAGGTGCACCAGTCGCGCATCATCGCTTCCCGCACCGCCTGCGATGTCGAGAGTGGCCCTGGTGTGAGCAGCAAATACGGATTGTCTGTCGCGGTTTGGTTTGTCATCTATCCCATTCCTTTCGCTTCCCTATGTGGGTACTCGTTCATCAAGGACGTTCGCCTGCTGTCAATCGCGCATTGATTTTCGCCAATACTTCATCGAGGCTGCCGATTTCATCAATCACGTAATGCGCCCCTGCTTCCTTTAAACGTTTTGCAGCATGAGCCAGCTTTTCCATGAGCACTTCCTGCGGCAGCTCCTGTACCTCGATTTGGGACAATCCCAGCTCGCTTCCGCCTTTCAATACGCCTACCGTCCACATGCCGGCATTTCGTCCTTCTTTCATGTCACTTGTCGTGTCTCCGACCTTTACCATGTCGCTCATCGGATGGCAATCCAGCAGCATCGCATTTTGGTAGCACATCCACGGATACGGGCGTCCAGCTGGAACTTCACTCGGTGTGACGAGCGTATCGGGGGCGTAGCCTTGTTCTTTTGCGGACACTGTTACCACATCCATCATCTTGCGGGTATAGCCTGTCGTCGATCCCAGCTTTATTCCCTTTTCACGCAGACGATTTGCGAGGTCCACTGCTCCGGGCACGGGCGTCGCATACTGGTGCAGGGTCTCCATCAGCATCGGCTCAAAATCAGCGTACAGCTCATCCACGTCGCTCTCGCTCGGCATGCGGCCGTACTTTTCTTCCCACAGCGCTGCGACTCGCTCCATTTTGAGCAAGGCCTGGATGTGATCCCGTTTCAGCATCCCCATCGGCTCCCGTGCTTCCTCCGCGGTCAGCTCGATCCCACGCTTTTTGAAAACCTCCAAAAATACAGCCAGCGGTGCAAAACATCCATAATCCACCATCGTTCCTGCCCAGTCAAACACGACTGCTTTTATCATTTACGCCACCTGCTCCTTTTCTTGGTTTGTCCATGCTGCACGCTTGCTGATCCTTGCAGCGATCCACTGCGCACCAGCGCGAGCGATGATGTTCAGGACTACGATCAGTACAGACATCGCTGCAGCGGGCGCTACATCCCCTGCGTCATCCATGCTGACGATCGAGACAGAAGCGAGCTTGAAGTCTGCCGCATACAGGAAAACTACCGCCGAGATCGTAACCATGGAATTGATGAAAAAGTAAACGGCCATTTCGACGATCGCGGGAGTGCATACCGGAACCGTAACCCGCCAGAACACCTTTGCCCGCGAAATGCCCATGGATTCCGCCGCCATCTCAAACTCGGGATCGAGCTTCTTCAGTGCTGTCGTCGCCGTGATGAACGCAACCGCAAAAAAGTGAATGACGTTAGCCAGAATCAGGATCCAGATCGTCCCGTACAATCCGTGAAACGGGTTTTCCGGGTTGTTGAAAAAGAAGATGTACGCCAGGCCGATTACCATCCCAGGCAGAGCCAAAGGAAGGATCGACAGGAAGTAGCCAGCTTGCCGCAGCCCTTTCCATACCTGCGTTTTCTCAATCACATAAGCAGTGACAAAAGTAACCGCCGTCCCTAAAGCTGCCGTGATCAGCGCGACTAGGATACTGTTCCAAAGCGGCCCCATCCCTTCTCCCGCTACGTTGGAAAAGTCGTAATGCTGCAGCCCGAAGCTGAGCTCATACGGCCAAACCTTTATGAACGAAGCCAGTACGACTGTTGCCATGAGCAACAGGAGGAATCCGCTCACTGCCAGGCAGAAGAAGAAGTAAAACGTATCGCGAAGTCGGCTTTCCTTGATGCGGTACGGCTTGGATTTCGCTGTAACGGCTGCGTGCTGTTTGCGCTCGACGATCCGGTCTACGATGAAGGCGACCAGTGCCGGCAGGATCAGCAGAAGTCCTACGGTCGCGCCCATCGTCATGTTTTGCTGTCCGATGACTTGCTTGTACACATCGGTAGCCAGAACGGAATACTGCCCGCCCACTACCTTTGGAGCACCGAAGTCCGTAAACGCGAGTGTGAAGCAGACAAAGCAGGCACTGACGATCCCGTATTTCACGCTCGGTATGGTGACGACACAAAACTTGCGCCAATGTCCCGCTCCGAGCGTATCCGCTGCCTCGTAGAGCTGATAGTCGGCGAAGGCCATCGACACGGCCAAAATCAGGTAAGCCTGGGGAAAGACGTATACGATCTCTGCCAGGATAATTCCCACCGGGCCGTACAGATCAATGTCCCATGAGAATGGCAGCAGCCCGAACATTCCTGTGGTGACCAGCCCTTGGTTCCCGAACAGATAGGTCAATGCAATCCCGTGCATCATCGTCGGTGCAAACAGCGGCAGAAGCGCCACCGCTCGAAACGCCCGCTTGCCCCGAATCCCGCTGCGTGTCAGCGCATACGCGAACAAAAAGGCGAGTGTGACGGCCACAACCGTCGTCATGATCGAGATGTACAGGGTATGGGTCAGCGATTGAGACAGGGCTGGTGTAGAAAAGTAGGTCAGGAAGTTGCTCAGTCCGACGAACTGTCCGTCACGGTCGTAAAAAGCTTTCGCGAAGAGCTGCGTCAGCGGCAAA of Brevibacillus choshinensis contains these proteins:
- the nagA gene encoding N-acetylglucosamine-6-phosphate deacetylase — protein: MNQTFALRGAVIANGQEIENGLVVVEGQTIQFAGPAGNYTGDMPQQVLEVKEGWITPGFIDIHMHGIEGHDTMDGTPESLQAISRALTRFGVTTFLATTMTSPYSELETVLKSIAQNSRNGLPGAQVAGIHLEGPWINPRYKGAQKEENIAVPELDDVRRLYELAEGLIKVVTIAPEQPEALAAISWLEGQGVIVSAGHTGATFAQAAHAVEAGVRHFTHCFNAMTGLHHREPGVVGAAMYHEQLSTELIADGIHVHPAVMKILYRVKTAGRLALVSDSMRATAMGEGTYDLGGQEVHVHGEQAKLADGTLAGSILTLNRAVGNMVTLGGVPLPEAVDMASLTPASILGIADRKGRLDAGYDADIVVLDKSFEVKSTFVAGREVYRSH
- a CDS encoding NAD(P)H-dependent flavin oxidoreductase; translation: MWKDNPITARLQIKWPLIQAGMAGGTTTPELVAAVSEAGGLGTLGAGYMSAEQIRQSIRTIRELTDKPFGVNLFIPEAYDGEQPVSASVAAVMNGVREGLGIPLDPVVARFAEPFEEQMAVVLEEQVPVFSFTFGVLEPRWLAELKQRGVTVIGTATTVREAVALEASGVDMIAAQGTEAGGHRGSFLPDSPSNLVGTMALVPQIVDRVNIPVIAAGGIMDGRGMVAAFALGAQAVQMGTAFLTCVESGAHPAYKREVRETTDEATVITRAFSGKAARGIQNEFMTLLAPLDGELPPYPVQNALTRDIRTAAAKQDRTEFLSLWAGQAASLSRGLRAAELVAKLVEEAEHVYGKLR
- a CDS encoding VOC family protein; the protein is MIDRLDHFVLTVQDIDATCRFYEQVLKMNTVTFGNGRRALQYGRQKINLHQAGREFEPKALHPVSGSADLCFLTSVPLEQVVQHVESCGVEIIEGPVQRTGAMGPILSVYLRDPDGNLIELSQALPTKEPAPVDPTVATISRVLGEREARIMGDERYGVFSVLLPLVQMEEGRLGILFEKRASTMRRQANEVCFPGGRSEEGDESRWATARRETSEELGLPLDRISYIGDLDILLGPGRGSIFPFVGFLTDITDMKPNPDEVGEVFILSLETLLSVQPAVHTTSSFMQPEEGFPFHLIPGGERYPWRSGTVEHLFYEVEGRVIWGMTARVLAHFLDLIRDDLQ
- a CDS encoding DeoR/GlpR family DNA-binding transcription regulator, yielding MSLFGEERKQIILQLVNANGKVRTNELVEKLQVSSESIRRYLEELELEKKLKRVYGGAVKLNLDRTEPSHMSREVMRAEEKKRIGRAAADLVQDNDTIVIDEGTTPLQMINYLSTKKDLTILTSSITALNMLIEHQNGGLISADVYFLGGKVNAKHHRVGGAFAEHMMKDFFVDKAFLSVDGLLINKGITCYDPERAVLARRFIENANESIIMADHSKIGTSTLCKVAELKEVDIVISDAAPPEDWKKELQAHHVTWLVAE
- the phnW gene encoding 2-aminoethylphosphonate--pyruvate transaminase, with translation MTNQTATDNPYLLLTPGPLSTSQAVREAMMRDWCTWDRDYNELVQAIREKLVRLATTRFEEYTTVLMQGSGTFSVEAVLSSVIPADGKLLVLTNGAYGDRMVQMARVHGIPTEVMDFGEVSPVAEAPLEELLEQDAAITHIAVVHSETTTGMLNPIADIGEVAKRFGKTYIVDAMSSFGGIPLDMAELHIDYLISSANKCIQGVPGFGFVIAKTTELATCKGRARTLSLDLYDQWETMEKHNGKWRYTSPTHVVRAFYQALVELEEEGGVAKRYERYKRSQQILSEGLERLGFRILLPKEFQSPFITSIYYPDSAAFTFGAFYERLKQAGFVIYPGKISQADTFRIGNIGEVYPEDMQRLLAAVEENRFW
- the phnX gene encoding phosphonoacetaldehyde hydrolase encodes the protein MKAVVFDWAGTMVDYGCFAPLAVFLEVFKKRGIELTAEEAREPMGMLKRDHIQALLKMERVAALWEEKYGRMPSESDVDELYADFEPMLMETLHQYATPVPGAVDLANRLREKGIKLGSTTGYTRKMMDVVTVSAKEQGYAPDTLVTPSEVPAGRPYPWMCYQNAMLLDCHPMSDMVKVGDTTSDMKEGRNAGMWTVGVLKGGSELGLSQIEVQELPQEVLMEKLAHAAKRLKEAGAHYVIDEIGSLDEVLAKINARLTAGERP
- a CDS encoding putative 2-aminoethylphosphonate ABC transporter permease subunit translates to MKASVVRQSGKSVQKGLITLVVAALLATVLLPLTQLFAKAFYDRDGQFVGLSNFLTYFSTPALSQSLTHTLYISIMTTVVAVTLAFLFAYALTRSGIRGKRAFRAVALLPLFAPTMMHGIALTYLFGNQGLVTTGMFGLLPFSWDIDLYGPVGIILAEIVYVFPQAYLILAVSMAFADYQLYEAADTLGAGHWRKFCVVTIPSVKYGIVSACFVCFTLAFTDFGAPKVVGGQYSVLATDVYKQVIGQQNMTMGATVGLLLILPALVAFIVDRIVERKQHAAVTAKSKPYRIKESRLRDTFYFFFCLAVSGFLLLLMATVVLASFIKVWPYELSFGLQHYDFSNVAGEGMGPLWNSILVALITAALGTAVTFVTAYVIEKTQVWKGLRQAGYFLSILPLALPGMVIGLAYIFFFNNPENPFHGLYGTIWILILANVIHFFAVAFITATTALKKLDPEFEMAAESMGISRAKVFWRVTVPVCTPAIVEMAVYFFINSMVTISAVVFLYAADFKLASVSIVSMDDAGDVAPAAAMSVLIVVLNIIARAGAQWIAARISKRAAWTNQEKEQVA